A window of Cryptomeria japonica chromosome 3, Sugi_1.0, whole genome shotgun sequence contains these coding sequences:
- the LOC131874645 gene encoding uncharacterized protein LOC131874645, with protein MCFSAAWWASFGDEIPNLRWMAVRILSQPCSSSACERNWSVFEHIHSKKRNRLSQQRLNDLVFVHHNLRLKIRKAQGTIEECLPIDLDEIYPECELIAADDDDDDDDDDDDVDDDYVVADRPLVSEDFDIMRQANFRPEWVEGIRTGSYPGASSSGPPAL; from the exons atgtgtttttcagctgcatggtgggcttcttttggagatgaaataccaaatttaaggtggatggcggtgcgtattttgagccaaccatgtagcTCATCAGCTTGTGAGCGTAATTGGAGTGTGTTTGAACACATACATTCTAAGAAACGCAACCGCCTATCACAACAACGACTAAATGACTTGGTATTTGTTCATCACAACCTCCGCTTGAAGATAAggaaagctcaag GAACTATTGAGGAATGCTTGCCAATTGACCTCGATGAGATATATCCAGAGTGCGAGTTgattgctgctgatgatgatgatgatgatgatgatgatgatgatgatgttgatgatgattatgttGTTGCTGATCGTCCGCTTGTgtctgaagattttgatatcatgaGGCAAGCCAACTTTCGTCCTGAATGGGTTGAAGGAATTAGGACAGGCTCTTACCCAGGAGCTTCATCATCAGGGCCTCCTGCTCTCTAG